The genomic DNA CTCAAATAATAATTAATTTCCTTATTTGGTGGGGACACCACTTCGTGGTTTCCCCTGGCCCCCGGCTTCCGCCGCCGCAGAATGTCACATATAACAATAGCGCGGCGGCAGTGATCCGGGGGCACACCCTTTCCTGCAAAGGGGCGCGCTGGTTCGCTCGCATTAAAGCTCGCGAGGCGTCGCCCCTTCGCAACGCATCCGCTGCGGAACATCCCCCTCCGCCTCCGGCGGTATCCACCTTGATAAGGGGGAAAAATAACTGCGGAAAGTTCGCCCTTGCCCGCGCGCCAGGCAGGACTGGAGGCCGCGCCAGTGCGCGGTGCTGCCCGGCCCTCGCCGTCAGGTATATAGGGGCCGTGGCAGCCGGAGCCGAAGGCGAGACCGGAAGGACGGCCGCCGCCGCGAAAGCGGCGGGGCGCCCAACCTCATTAAGTAATTATTAATTTTTTATCCCAGCATCAACTATTTTTTCTCGCTCTCAATTCCAGAAGAAATTTATTAAAAAAAGGAGTTTTATATCATGGCACCGCACATCAACGTCTGGGACGCGCTCCCCTACCTGGTCGCGGACATCGGGCTTGCCGACTGGGGACGCAAGGAAATCGAAATTGCGGAAAAGGAAATGCCCGGCCTTATGGCCGTGCGCGAAAAGTACGCGAAAGAGGCTCCGCTCAAGGGCGTGCGCGTTTCCGGCTCCCTGCACATGACCATCCAGACCGCGGTGCTCATTGAAACGCTGACGAAGCTCGGCGCCCAGGTGCGCTGGGCATCGTGCAACATCTTCTCCACGCAGGACCATGCCGCGGCGGCGATCGCGAAGGCGGGCGTTCCCGTGTTCGCGTGGAAGGGCGAGTCGCTCGAGGACTATTGGGCGTGCACCTTCCAGGCGCTCTCGTTTCCGGGCGGCAAGGGCCCGGAGCTCATCGTGGACGACGGCGGCGACGCCACGCTCCTCATCCACAAGGGGTACCAGCTCGAAAACGGCGACACGTGGATAAATTCCGCTTCGTCAAGCCATGAGGAGGGCGTGATCAAGGACCTGCTCAAGAACGTGTACAAGAAAAAGCCGGGCCATTGGCACGAGGTGGTCAAGGAATGGAAGGGCGTTTCGGAGGAGACCACCACGGGCGTGCACCGGCTGTACCAGATGGAGCAGGCGGGCAAGCTGCTCGTTCCGGCGATCAACGTGAACGACTCGGTGACGAAATCGAAATTCGACAACATCTACGGCTGCCGGCACTCGCTCGCCGACGGCATCCTGCGCGCCATGGACGTGATGCTCGCGGGCAAGATCGCGGTGGTGTGCGGTTACGGCGACGTGGGCAAGGGTTCCGCGGAATCGCTCTCGTCGCAGAAGGCGCAGGTGTGGGTGACCGAGATCGACCCCATCTGCGCGCTGCAGGCGTCCATGGCCGGCTACAAGGTGACCACGGTGGAGGACGCGCTCCCCTTTGCCAACATCTACGTGACCACCACGGGCAACTGCGACATCATCACCGCGGACCACATGGCGAAGATGCGGGACCAGTCCATTGTCTGCAACATCGGCCATTTCGACAACGAGATCCAGGTTGACAAGCTCAACCATTAT from Chitinivibrionales bacterium includes the following:
- the ahcY gene encoding adenosylhomocysteinase — protein: MAPHINVWDALPYLVADIGLADWGRKEIEIAEKEMPGLMAVREKYAKEAPLKGVRVSGSLHMTIQTAVLIETLTKLGAQVRWASCNIFSTQDHAAAAIAKAGVPVFAWKGESLEDYWACTFQALSFPGGKGPELIVDDGGDATLLIHKGYQLENGDTWINSASSSHEEGVIKDLLKNVYKKKPGHWHEVVKEWKGVSEETTTGVHRLYQMEQAGKLLVPAINVNDSVTKSKFDNIYGCRHSLADGILRAMDVMLAGKIAVVCGYGDVGKGSAESLSSQKAQVWVTEIDPICALQASMAGYKVTTVEDALPFANIYVTTTGNCDIITADHMAKMRDQSIVCNIGHFDNEIQVDKLNHYHGIKKVNIKPQVDKYIFPDGHCIYLLAEGRLVNLGCATGHPSFVMSNSFTNQTLAQIDLWKNRDTNRPGVTRLPKHLDEEVARLHLEKIGVKLTTLTKKQAEYIGVPVEGPYKAEHYRY